AAAGGAGCGGCAATGAAGTCCGCGCTATCCCTAACTAACCCCGCAGGAATTCCATCGATACCTTCAGCTTTGTgctcatttaaattttttagagtTTGGCAACCAAGTCAGCATCAATTAGATGGAAAGTAAATGGTTTATGTTGCTTTTGCTCAGAGTATGGATAGCTTGGACAGGATGGAATTTTCCTAGCTAGATTTGGCCCTATTTCAGTAAAGAAAGTGTTAAAAGAATTTGCTATATCTAAGGGTTCACAAAGGGTGTGTTTATCATTATCTATAAGCTTTTCAATAGTCGAATGACAGCTATTTTTGCGTCCACAAGCTTCGTTAATAGCTTTCCATAGCTTTCTAGGATTACCAGTCAAATCATTTACTAATTGAGTGTAATAGTCAGTTTTAGCCTGTCTTATTAAGCTAGACACTTTATTTCGTTGTTTAATATAGCGTGGTTTTAATAACGGGCTAAAGGGGTAAGTTTTATGCTTTTGAAATAGCGCATTTTTTTTCGTATTTTTTTTAGAAGCGCTTGGTTAATCCAcggatttttaaatgtttataaatGATTAGATGTGTTACTTACTGTAGTTATATTACATGTGTTACTTACTGTAGTTATATTAGATGTGTTACTGCAGTTATATTAGATGTGTTACTCACTGTACTTATATTAGATGTGTGACTTACTGTAGTTATATTAGATGTGTTACTTACTGCAGTTATATTAGATGTGTTACTTACTGCAGTTATATTAGATGTGTTACTTACTGCAGTTATATTAGATGTGTTACTTACTGTAGTTATATTAGATGTGTTACTTACTGTAGTTATATTATATGTGTGACTTACTGTAGTTATATTAGATGTGTTACTTACTGTAGTTATATTAGATGTGTTACTTACTGTAGTTATATTAGATGTGTTACTTACTGTAGTTATATTATATGTGTGACTTACTGTAGTTATATTATATGTGTGACTTACTGTAGTTATATTAGATGTGTTACTTACTGTAGTTATATTAGATGCGCAACTTACTGTAGTTATATTAGATGTGTTACTTACTGTAGTTATATTAGATGTGTTACTTACTGTAGTTATATTAGATGCGCAACTTACTGAACAATCTCCCGGAAGGCTGTCAGCTCGCTATCATGCCTTCCAACTTTTTCTTCAACTCGATCAAACCGTTCATCATTTCGCTGTTCCGCCCGCTCTAATAGCAGTTTCTCAGCTTTGGACCTGTTTATATTATCTACAACTTTAGAGAGCACCTGCTGCCTGTTAGGAGTGTCACCTGCAACAGGTGTCAATCAAATGTATTCCATCTACCAAAACTCATTTCTTCATCTATAACTGTGATTTAGAAGTGTTATCACTGTTTAAAGGACAGATAATAGAAGAAGAGCCAAGCCAACATAGTTGTATACAAGCAAGGGTTAGTTGAATGTAtgtgttgctattgattatacAAGGAGAGTGCATGTGAAAGTTTGGGAGTAAATTTTAATTGGTAGTTGTGGCTCATGTAATAATAATTGCTTGACCTAGCATTAGTTCTTGTTATTCACTTGTGTAGTGAGTACTGTTAGTATTAAGTAAACCTAACTTTCATCTTCAGTTAAAAAGAAACAGTTGtataaataaaaagataaataatgaCTGAACACAAACCATaatcatatttttaacaaacataattgtataaaataaattaaggtAAATGAAGTCTACTCAATGATTCCAAAGTTTTCTGTAAGTGGTAAGATGGACCATCTTTCCTCCCTTCATATTCAGCATCTGAAGACGGAACACCTTGAATTGAGCTTTGCTGCCTGTATCTTCTTGATGTATCCTCAGTTGTTCCTATCTATAAATAAGGCAAAGATAGGAAACCAGACAAACATTTAAGGTGCATTTTCTAATGAGAAAAGTTAACATTGACTTCATGTGATTCAACAGCCACCATTTAACCATTTAACTGTCTAACCGTTTCTTCATCTAACCATCTAACCGTCTCACAGTCCAACTCTCTGACCGTCGGACCATTTGACTGTCTCACTGTCTAACCACCTAACTGTCTAACTCTCTCATTGTCCAACCATCTCACTGTCTCACCATCCAAGCATACTGTCCAGCCCTTGAAACCTATTCTCCCTGCCCACCGTCCATCTTCTGCTGAGCACCGTTGACCATCTATCAGTTACTGCCTAACACCTGTTGCCTTCCATTTAAGACATAAAGACTGACACATAAGTTCTAACGCTTACAGATAATATGGTAAAAGTTCTTGCAAAATCTTACAAAACATGTGGCATCATATCTGATGACCAGCCAACTGCAAACATAAGGAAACACTATAACAAGTACAAGAGAAATAGGTTACTCTTGAGTAGCTGGTAACTTTTCTACAAGTCCATGTTTTGTTATTCTTACCTGAGGTTGTTGAACCCATTGTGTTTTTCCCATCTTATCATTGCCTTGTTCAAAGGTCTCTGTTATCTCCATTTGTTGAGAATTATTTTTTCTTGAAGACTTACGCGTTCCATCCCTACTGCCGCCAGACCATGTAGCAGAAAAGTTCAACTCAGACCCACCTTGCCAATCATGTAGCTGTTCAGTATCCTCAGTATGGACGGCAGAAGTTATGTCCTCCACAAAGATCCCTTCCTTTTCTATATACTTTTTTTTTGCTTCCCCTCTATCTAGTTCTTTCTCTTGCAGTTGTATATCAGTTGTACTTTCTCTTTCGTTATACTCAAGTCTTGTCCCTTTGTAAGTTGTTTTTCCTTTAGATGCTTCATCATATCCATTTATTAACTTTTTACTAGAATTTTCAGATGTTTCTTCATCATATCTAAATTGCTCTTGCTGATCTGAGTCAGAATCCGCAGAATGAGCTGTGGTCGGGTCCAAAGCGTGAGTTCGGTTTATTGATATTCTCTCACTAGCAAAGGGGCACAGACTTAAAACATGACAGTACAACATACCATACATCTTCTCGGTTTCAATTGTTTTTAGACACGGCAATAAGGATCAATTCaaagacaataaaacaaataaaagatTTGAGTAATTTGAAGGCAAAACTGACATTATGTCAACAATAGTCTTTACAGAGAGCCAATTATATTACATGCCCATTACATTAAGTTTTGTCAGTTGTAAACTTGAAACTCCTGGCAGTCAGAACACCTCCAACCTCAAAAACACTCGCAAGCAGTAAAGCAATATCaacactttctgatagaatcgactaaagttttgtgtaagtacATCTTTAAATGACTTACTTTTGATACGAACTGCACTTATAACATCACATGTAAGTAAAAATCAATCATGTTTTAAACTAAAGTGTTAGTTTCAGCAGTCCTAAACTCACACAAATATGGTTAGGTAGCTTGACATCTATGTGTACTAGTTATTGACAAGTTATAGTAGTTACTGACAAGTTATAGTAGTTACTGACAAGTTATATTAATTACTGACAAGTTATAGTAACTACTGATAAGTTATAGTAATTACTGACAAGTTATAATAGTTACCGACAAGTTATAGTAGTTACCGATAAGTTATAGTAGTTACTGACAAGTTATAGTAGTTACTGACAAGTTATAGTAGTTACTGACAAGTTATAGTAGTTACTGACAAGTTATAGTAGTTACTGACAAGTTATAGTAGTTACTGACAAGTTATAGTAACTACTGACAAGTTATAATAGTTACCGACAAGTTATAGTAGTTACCGATAAGTTATAGTAGTTAGTGGCAAGTTATAGTAGTTAGTGGCAAGTTATAGTAGTTAGTGGCAAGTTATAGTAGTTAGTGGCAAGTTATAGTAATTACTGAAAAGTTATAGTAACTACTGACAAGTTATAGTAGTTACTGACAAGTTATAGTAGTTACTGACAAGTTATAATAGTTACCGACAGGTTATAGTAGTTAGTGACAAGTTATAGTAATTACTGAGAAGTTATAGTAACTACTGACAAGTTATAGTAACTACTGGCAGGTTATAGCAGTCAGCAGGTGAGAACAAGTGAAACATTAACTTGTTGTGTTAACAGATACTTAATATACAGTACTTACTTGGCTCTGCTTGCTGGAGCAGCACCCGCTGATTCTGTCAACGGGATGTGAGAGCTGCTAGATATCAGCAAACCAGACTGTTGGGTAGTCAAATGCCTAAAGGATTTAGACATACACtacataataatctatataggtatatatttctcaaagttggtcatgtgtatgtgtgcgtgtccAGATATCGCTATTAacatcttggaattaaaattccatgttttgatggatatgaactcacggagattgctACAGCAAGTTTAAAATCCAGGCACTCTACCACACCACTTAGCCATACAAGATGTAGTAATCTATGACATTATTGTATACCGTATAGCATAtgcacacgctaattattttagcattgtgcCCACGCGTTACAATGGTCTTGTTACAAAGTATTTTGGGACCGtagtatatgcaacacgatgcttcttcaTCTTTTTTTCGTTAGGGCAAATTTGTTCCGCCccatgatatcaacaataatttatctcgaacttagaatttggtgatttgtgtactgattatatatgttattaaaatatatacgttGATCACCATGATGAGTTCAGCCTTATCAGTTGTGGTAAAAACTGctcgcaaacagataaatgataaaattttagttaaacgtttgaattttactaaaatacatactaaaactttcttaaagtacgtgtttagtaaactaaattcatttaagttagattcagtgtttatgttacacatttgtcttgaaggtaagaactctcctcgtagtacattttaatgttatattatcttgcagatcataatcacaaaatgcactaaagtcattgtaggtacccaTAATTATTAAGGTtagcatattgttttgttactattttttaatgatgatgattttgatgatttttacgaggaggtgattgcattagataattactatgagtttctataacACTCCATGTACATCTATtaatagcctacgatatttttgtaattggcatgcaaaaattggcatgcaaatttttgcatgccaacactgaaacaaattaaaatcatatacttgtaaaccaaataatttttcattgtaatcgtagcaaaacagactatatttagccattacttgctaatgatttcacatttacatttaaacacctttacatttttagttttcatcctgacttatttcaacgaaacactcctttcaagttatgaagtttgaaagttacagttgtttgacaaagtttgaaaacctttacagttgtttttattttctcttttaattcattccaactacacaaaacacttttctcatgatatgtagtttgaaagttaaaatggcaaatgttgttatatagtaaatgcaaataaattttttgtccaaagacttttttattactcgggcaatgccgggtagtacagctagtctgTTTTATATTCAATGAGCCTCTCAGAGTCTAAACTGCTAAGGATTTGTTAAAAAACAGTTAATAAATTGTTAactaaaatagttttttctaaagaccaaaatatatataataatataagctAAAAagatattataaaaaatgtgaTTGAGTATTTTCTAATACAATGGCAGTGTGTACTTGTTTAAATTATACTCAGAtagatataaaaatgttttgagttATGCGATGATAagatatctataaatataatatatttactcactattttttgtttttggcaGAATTGTTGCCTTGCTAGCTGACGAAGCTACTTAAACATAACTTACCGTTCTAAGTCATCCCAAGTCACAAATGAGTCTAACTTGTTGTTCAACTGCTTCAAGTGATCGCTGATGAGTCTGTTTATCTCAGATGTTCTCCGCTTCTCTGCTGCCATCTTCTCACGGATCGCTGATAAGTTCAAACACAAAGAGATTGTGTAATATGACTAGAATTTTCAGAAATGGTGAATAATAAcattaaatgataaaatattatatgttcaATATACTTTTGGCAGCAAAATAAACTGCCGCATCAAAATCTGCCTTACATACTCGAGTTAATTAGTTCAACTTTTGTAAAGAAAAAGATTTTCTTGATAGTATTGTTGCCCAGAACTGTgtataaaaatctaaaaagttcATGTTGACCATCATCTGTCATTAGTTACTGTAAATGATTAATAGTTTAGCCAAACtttaaatatatagtataataacaaGTTTATTAATAATAGATTATCTTTAAAGATGCTGATATAGCATACAAACACTATAGTAGGTATAACATTTTAGAACTGAGTAAAATTGAATATCATCATGTTTGGTTTTGGATTTATTTAAAGATTGAAAGATATTTGTGAAGCTACTGCAGAAAATTGAGTCAGCCATAAAGAAAACTTTAATATTTTCTGATGAGTTTTTATTAGTATCATTACACTACCCAGAATCCACCTCACTAAATTGTGTGCCACTCCAACTAGACTGAGTATGTTTAGTTTTATTACgggtaaaatattaaaatattactgtCAACTATCTCATCATTTTATCCTGCATTCAACGACTACTTATATATCGCAAAGATAGTATGTAATTTATTTGATGTGATCTTTAAGAGAATTGCAAGCTTTGCTTATCTTGGGAAGATGTGAGTATCTCTGTTTCTGCTGTAATCCGAATCACTTAAAATGCGTTGTATAAGTTTACCTCTTCAGTTGAAGCTGTGTGACGTTATGTACTATGTTATGTAGTGTGTACATATACTGACGTTATGTACTATGTGAAGCTACAGTAAGGCACGCTTGCTGCTGGCTGACTTAAAATAAACTTGTGACAAAGATGACTTACTCGATTAAGATTACAAGTTAATTGTAGATATGGTAAGTACTACAGTTTATGTGTTGAGCATTAGATTTAATAATAGTACAGCATGGTTTAACGGAAACATTGCAGGAATCAGTAGGGATGGTTATTGGTAACAGCCTCACTAGTGTATGCATATATGTTTTTAGATACCTAGTGTTTTAGTCAAACAACATTTATAATTCTCATGACATCGTTGCTTTCTTATGAAAATTTTATCATAGTCTGGAAACATTAGTCAGGCATTCAAAGAATCAAAAAACTAGCAAATTGCTAAGGATAATTAAACACAAAATTGCTGAGGTAGAGCGCTTAAAACAATGATCAGAAGGAGATCAGTACTAGCATTTTGCAACgaaaaaacttgaaacttgCTGCATTTGCTGTATGGAGTCCTGTAAAGTTATGGCTTATAACCACATGATAATGGTGTCTAATAAGATTTATGAATGTGCTCAATATATCTCAGTGCAGTACTTTTATATGGTTACTTGGaaaatgattatataatataacaatacaacAATATGATAATATAACAACACAAATATACAGCaatataacaatttaacaataCATGATTGCTGTAGTTTTTAGTAATTTATTTCAAGCAATCTTAATCTATCAAAAGTTATGTATTTTATGCTTacttttattttagttattaTTTGTGACGTGTCAGCCAAGGAGGTATCTTTGAGagagaaaaaaatttcatgtaCATACTAATAGTCATGTACTTACTAATAGTCATGTACTTACTAATTATAGccatgtacttacatgatacttTTTCATCACAAATAGCAAACTTCTGAGCTAAGTGGTTGAGTTTTTTCTCATTGAGCAATTTTTGTTTCTCTGCTTCTAAACTTTCtgtcataatataatataatatgaatatatcatttgatgtaataaaaagattttcataGTGTAAAAAGTTACTTATTACAGAGAGAAGAAGCGGAACAAAACTATAGAATGTCATTGACTATCTACTTTTTGCTAGTAAGATCAACCAGTGTGTTACATCTTATAACTATAACCAATAATAATTTGTATTCAACAGGTATGATTTAAAAtggttattttagttttatttcatGTTCTTTAAAAGCGTTCTTTGCTAGTAGCTATCATTTTCAATCAAACAAGTGCGGAGTGTTCTTAACAGCAAACaggttttgtatttatttatctatttaaaATCTGGTAGAAAAAGATAAAGTGGCATCTTATGTAAAGTAGTTGAATAGTGTACACTGAAGCTACTTattttgtaatatacatgtaaattttatacCTTTTGATGATTTGGTAGCCTCCTTGACTGGTTTATCTGAAACAGGTATCACTGGTTTATCTGAAGCAGGTACCACCGGTTTATCTGAAGCAGGTACCACCGGTTTATCCGAATCAGGTGTCACCGGTTTATCCGAATCAGGTGTCACCGGTTTATCTGTATTTAGAAAGGGTTTATCTGTAGGTGAGGGGTGTTCTTGAATCATCCCTTCATCATTAGATGCTCTGCCTTCATTTATTTCTTTCTCTGCTCTCAAGGTTTCttctaacttttttatttgttttctgcAATTCAGGAAGTTGTTTCCATAACCAGAGCTACTACTGAATTACGAGTATAGTTATACCGCAAGGTCGTTCATACCATGTTTAGTGCGTGGgatcttttttaactttacaagGTACAATAGCTACTATTCAGATTTCACTATACTACATTTATGGTATGCACTTCATGTATCAAACAAATAACTCAAACTGTACCTGGTGTTCCACCTGTACATCTACAAATGTTAATGTTTGTTGTTTGgtctgtttgttggtctgtcgcTCATGTGTCCGTGTAttattattaagctggcttcagataaggctcttattataggaaagatttagactagcttaagttattaGCACACcaggctgataataataaagttgatatctaGTTATATATTGCAAGCACTACAGTGACTAGACATACAATAGACATTACGCATACTAGATATGTACATATGAAGCACACAGTACATACCAGACACTTTTATAATATCTAAAACACTGCACATGCCAAATATTTTGTGCATATTAAACCCATGGTACATACCAGGCATGTTATTTACCCCAGGCGCACTGTACATACCAGACAAGTTATGCTCTCCAGATGGACTGCATGAGCCTTATGCGTATACATTTTACTTACCTTGCACACGTCATCTTACCTACTGTACACACTATACCCAGTGTTTATACCAAAACTCATCTATACAGTACGTACATGATGCTTGCCCCAAGCTTTTAttttcatacatgtacatgtacatacttatcattataaagtgaatctATCTGTTGGTGAGTAATGCTCAGATCATCCTGGATTGCACCAACAGCTTTTATCATTTCTGCCATATTTGTCTCCATCATCAACAGACGAGTCTCTATATCCTGCGCAGCCTCACCTTCCCCCGACTGTTTCTGAAAGCAGACCGGAAGATTTGTGTCAATAACAGCTTTTCAATATGTTGCTGTGTACTTTACATTCTAACAAAAActagttatattaaattttaattgtgTATGCagataataatttttgataatgATATATTATTTCTAAAGCTTAGCATAACATACATCGTATTCAATCAGGAACTACTTGAATTTTTATACATGCACTTTGTTCTTAATGAAGCTTAGGTCGTAATAACGAACCACATTTTTCTggactaataataatattatttctaATACAGAAAAATATTGTTGCATAAAAATATACTTCAACCACTGTGATTGAAGGTAGTTACCAGATTTACAGATTCAGTTTCCAGATGTGTTGGCTAGTTCTGAAATTCATTAGCAAGTTTTATGAATCACCTCATATCACATGTAACTGGTCACCAACTATACTAAAGCTCACATGTAACTGGTCACCAACTATAGTAGAGCTCACATGTAACTGGTCACCAACTATAGTAGAGCTCACATGTAACTGGTCACCAACTATAGTAGAGCTCACATGTAACTGGTCACCAACTATAGTAGAGCTCACATGCAACTGGTCACCAACTATAGTAGAGCCCACATGTAACTGGTCACCAACTATAAAAGAGTTCACATGTAACTGGTCACCGAATATAGTAGAGCTCATATGTAACTGGTCACCGAATATAGTAGAGCTCATATGTAACTGGTCACCAACTATAGTAGAGCTCATATGTAACTGGTCACAACTATGGTAAAGCTCACATGTAACTGGTAACCAACTATAAAAGAGCTCACATGTAACTGGTCACTGACTATAGTAGAGCTCACATGTAACTGGTCACCAACTATGGTAGAGCTCACATGTAACTGGTCACAACTATGGTAGAGCTCACATGTAACTGGTCACAACTATGGTAGAGCTCACAGGTAACTGGTCACCAACTATAGGATGAACATGCGCACGTGTAGCTAGTGAACGTCTGATACAATTCTGCTTCGCTGACTATGGGTATGAAAATAGCAGCACCTGATATATTATTGGAATATAGTTTGGTTGGCATGCTCAAAAATATACATTGTGTACTTTATAGTGTTTGAAAAGAAATTGGAGCATGTCCAAAAAAGTGTTATATTTTGTAGGTCAGTCATACTAGAATTCTATACCGTAGCACTGATCAGAGTATTATCTATGCTATTCTGTTTTATGTCTGGTTACCTACTTAACCGTAGCAACCGTCAGTATCAGAAGATTGTCTACTACATTGTCTCACAAGAAAGTATCCAGCTCGGAGCACAGCATTTTAGTCAATCAGAAAATGCTCGCGCCTCCAAAATGTGATTATTAAATACCGCAAGGTTGTTTAACTGGCAACTATAAAACATTGTGTGTCTCTCCATGAGAGCACAATTCTCATTTTTGTTCACCAATTGCATCTCACATATACTAAATGAGAATTTTAAGCTGATTTACTACAATAAATACAGTAAAGTAAATACAAGGCTGAGTACCTTTAGGAGGGTCACGGTAGAATTACTCAATGTTGCCACCACCTGCTCAAGCTCTTCAACTCTTTTAGTTAATTTCTCACCTGGTTGTGAAATATGTAACTCAGGAACTGAAGCTTTTTCCTATAAATATTGCACACAGTCTATAAAGATTGCTGCTTGTTGAAATTAGAAAGAACCTAATACGAACAGGAAGTAGTAACCATCAACATCTTTTACGATGAAATACTTCGATATGTACGTATGACTTTTTATAGACATTagttatcatcaacaaaataatgCTTTTCATTTGATGccaaaaatggaaataaaatgaaaaaacagaaattattgagtgagttgaacaaacatgttttaaaagttggtaatgtAATAGTATAGCAGAGGAGTCGAGATAgcgaattgaaggttgtagtaacagtaagtttataaactgaaacatacaatagtggatgtagtatgttggtgtcaggAAATAGAAAACATTGTTTGTCGTAcgtgtggaaggataaatacaaatattctgggcatcGTTTATGCAAATgccacgactagctatgctattgcgtataATGGGCTTCATTACTCTTCCAGCTTCTTTCTTTTGCTTAACTAATTTTTGTCGattaaaataaatcacaaatcaaaTCACAAATAAAACCTGCAACACAAATGCAAAATGAGCAAGTTTAGGATAATAAGGCAAACGTTGATAGATTTTGTGATATGATTGGTAGAAGTGTGGTAAGCTGTAatgtgattggtggaagtgTGGTAAGCTGTAatgtgattggtggaagtgTGGTAAGCTGTAAAACTAGCGCTAGTATATCagctttagtaaaatattataaactggTTTTATTGCATAATGTTTTCATTTAaattactgtttttatttttaaactagttttctaaaattatttgatgtttGTTGAACTGCTCACTCTATTGGTTAGAAAAACAATTTGATTCAGATATTTCAGAACAAGATTTCTTAATTTTGCGCAGGTTTCAAGGTCTGCTAACTTTGTACATACTAAACGCAGTTATGAGGCTGAATGGATACATCTTCTAGTCTTATAAACAACTTTCTAAGTCAACCTCATGTGTGAGGCAATGACAAGATTAGTAAACAAGCCACCACTATCATTCCTTTTAGGAGATTGAATCCCTGAACAGAAGCTATACAGTGAAGATAAATTTGAAATAGAAACACCAAGTTCTGCGATAGCTGAGAATAATTTATGATGAAAACAAAAGCATTAtctttatctatatatacataaactcaatgtttgtcatttgtctttCGTCTGTCCAGATATAACGATAAACTTTTCGACACAAAAAATCTCCGCTGCAGCTTGTACAAACTCAAAACCTTCAGATCCAGCAGGTAGATATATCCAGTCCATTAAACCACATAGCCTACTAGCtttacaatggaataattgtgcacatagttatcaCATCTGCTAATTTTTAATGGCAATCGGTTAAAATATCTacacttcacacttgaactaatttagtaaaagaACAATTTTACTTGAAGAAAAATATCTGCCCATAtttcccaaaatgctataaatatatgtatatatagtatgtacttTATTAAACTTATACCAAATTTATACCAGAAATAAGCAAACATGTTGATTTAATATTTAGATGGTGAATAAATGGTGATTTTTCTGTacaataactttttttattacccatacGACctcgggcattcacctagtctaGATAGATGTCACAGGGTGACCTTAAGATTAGTGATAGACCTCCGTATACAAAGCAGATAAAAACACTTGGTACAAATATCTCATAGTAGGTATGTATGCAATAGCACCTGGGCTGGAACCGGCATCATATGCTGTTGAGATTTTATAGGAGGTATAGGTTGGTCTGTAACCACTGCTGGTGATCCATCTTCAATCGCCGCTTCTTCTACAACGTCATCACTTTGCTTCTCAACAGGCTTCAATTTTAACTCATTTTTTAGCTGTGCCATCTCTTTCTCTTTCTGTGTCTTGACAGCATGCGCTGAGTGCTTTTTCCCAGTTGTCAAACTATCTCCTTCAGATATATGGGGCAAGTTTGGTGCAGACTCTGGCGCTCTGCTGAGTTCAGCATCTACCTGTGAGCATTAACTGAGAGCTTATCTGCTGTCTGCTTCAACCTTAACTACCTGCAAACAACTGCCAGTTCTCTGCTTGAACACCTGCAACCAACTGCCAGTTCTCTGCTTAAACACTTGCATACAACTGTCAGTTTTCTGCTTAAACACCAGCAAGCAACTATCTAATATATGCTCTAGGTTACTGTAGTTTTATGTGAGCGTACTTGCAGTGAACGTTATGCTAAAACATCTGCATGCTCCTACAGTCACCTGCAGGTATCTGCAGTGACCTGCAGACACTTGTACAGACCTGCAGACACCTGCAGACATATGCAGACACCTGCAGACACTGGAGCTTTTGTAATTactttttggtttaattttgtAAGCAAATGAATAATCATAATCCTAAAGCATCTCCATTGAAAACACAATTTTGACCGGCAGCAGCTTGCTTTTGATCAGCAATTTTagcaaacataatattaaaaattattacattTTGTGACAAATATAACCAAAATTCGGTTGTATGTGACTACTAACTATTACTAATCTAATTGTCACAAGCAATTATCAGATAATAATAAAGAAACAAGGTGTGAATTTCTATACATTTTGAGTCGCTTCTCCATAAAATAtaactgagaaaataaaatgttagTAAGAAATTCACAGCTTACTAGTTTTATATGC
The genomic region above belongs to Watersipora subatra chromosome 1, tzWatSuba1.1, whole genome shotgun sequence and contains:
- the LOC137388495 gene encoding centromere protein F-like, whose translation is MYHTSYASVLSKTALSYDSESPPEFISAANSLALSELNVNTRRLKSVDAELSRAPESAPNLPHISEGDSLTTGKKHSAHAVKTQKEKEMAQLKNELKLKPVEKQSDDVVEEAAIEDGSPAVVTDQPIPPIKSQQHMMPVPAQEKASVPELHISQPGEKLTKRVEELEQVVATLSNSTVTLLKKQSGEGEAAQDIETRLLMMETNMAEMIKAVGAIQDDLSITHQQIDSLYNDKKQIKKLEETLRAEKEINEGRASNDEGMIQEHPSPTDKPFLNTDKPVTPDSDKPVTPDSDKPVVPASDKPVVPASDKPVIPVSDKPVKEATKSSKAIREKMAAEKRRTSEINRLISDHLKQLNNKLDSFVTWDDLERHLTTQQSGLLISSSSHIPLTESAGAAPASRANERISINRTHALDPTTAHSADSDSDQQEQFRYDEETSENSSKKLINGYDEASKGKTTYKGTRLEYNERESTTDIQLQEKELDRGEAKKKYIEKEGIFVEDITSAVHTEDTEQLHDWQGGSELNFSATWSGGSRDGTRKSSRKNNSQQMEITETFEQGNDKMGKTQWVQQPQIGTTEDTSRRYRQQSSIQGVPSSDAEYEGRKDGPSYHLQKTLESLSDTPNRQQVLSKVVDNINRSKAEKLLLERAEQRNDERFDRVEEKVGRHDSELTAFREIVQHVSSQKVDRDYLKFALSMKSDKRDIAELVDMKYFKRTNKILEDSINGLRFKVKNLEQEFNWRETIDKVLSKMNSKAEQEEVLSIKKILQNFEAKLQKLMMTDYRLHADDATAFKKQMMPFNCLACNKNVSLDPNKISVNLPMEGGISGHKSHRPYTSYELKSIREQLQNRDDIYDPFSAPRPVGGNYTMIDPLRQQRNARNIAIHEEILNGKASPLPTGGPSQQSINVHNHIVFGHDGKIYKGNQSSKLPKVTDRNKAPPPTHSPTPEPPSIRSL